The Candidatus Rokuibacteriota bacterium region GATGTAGCTGAGATAGTCCGCGAGCTCGCGCGCGACCGCGGCGTGGTCCTCCGGCAGCGCGCGCCGGATGGTGAAGCCGGCGGTCATGTCCTCTTGCGCGCGTGGGAAGCGAGCCCCCGCTCCCAGAGATATTCCGTCTCGCCGCCCTTCTTGCCGACCCAGCGTGAGAGCACGAAGAGGAGGTCGCTCAGCCGGTTGACGTAGGCGAGCGGCCAGGGGCTGAGCGGCTCGATGCGCGAGAGCACCAGGATCCGGCGCTCGGCGCGGCGGCAGACGGTGCGCGCCTGGTGGAGGAAGCCGCCGACCCGCCCGCCGCCTGGGAGCACGAAGGACTTGAGCGGGGCCAGGTCCTTCTGGCACTGGTCCATCAGCGCCTCGAGCGCCTTGACCTGCGCCCCGCCGACGCGGTGCATGCCCTCGTAGGCCGCGTCGTCGGGCGTCGCCAGCTCGCTGCCCAGATCGAACAGCTCGTTCTGGATCCGGCGGAAGACGCCGTCGAGCCAGCGCGGCGCCTTGCCCTTCTTGAGGCGCTCCGCGTTGAAGACGCGCGCGAGGCCGATGATCGAGTTGAGCTCGTCGATCGTGCCGTAGGCCTCGATGCGGGGGGCGTCCTTCGGAACGCGCCGCCCGCCGACGAGCGCGGTGTCGCCCTTGTCGCCGGTGCGGGTGTAGACGCGCGTGATGCGAATCGCCATGCGGGAACCCTCCAGCGACGAGGCTAGCACATTGGTACACTTGTAACATGGCCGACTGGAGGGAGAACCTGGTGGAGTCGAGCGAGGGTGTGGCCGCCATCCTCGCCGAGACGAAGCGCATCGCGGTGCTCGGCATCAAGACGGAAGCTCAGCGCGGCCAGGCGGCCTTCTACGTCCCCGAGTACATGGCGGAGGCCGGCTACGAGATCGTGCCCGTCCCCGTCTACTACCCGGACGTCAGCGAGATCCTCGGGGAGCCCGTGTACCGAACCCTCGCGGAAATCC contains the following coding sequences:
- a CDS encoding cob(I)yrinic acid a,c-diamide adenosyltransferase → MAIRITRVYTRTGDKGDTALVGGRRVPKDAPRIEAYGTIDELNSIIGLARVFNAERLKKGKAPRWLDGVFRRIQNELFDLGSELATPDDAAYEGMHRVGGAQVKALEALMDQCQKDLAPLKSFVLPGGGRVGGFLHQARTVCRRAERRILVLSRIEPLSPWPLAYVNRLSDLLFVLSRWVGKKGGETEYLWERGLASHARKRT
- a CDS encoding CoA-binding protein: MADWRENLVESSEGVAAILAETKRIAVLGIKTEAQRGQAAFYVPEYMAEAGYEIVPVPVYYPDVSEILGEPVYRTLAEIPEPVDMVNVFRRAQDIPPHLPDILAAKPRVVWMQLGIRNDEVAEALARAGIKVVQDRCLMVDHRRLRR